A genomic region of Cannabis sativa cultivar Pink pepper isolate KNU-18-1 chromosome 1, ASM2916894v1, whole genome shotgun sequence contains the following coding sequences:
- the LOC115707007 gene encoding protein DEEPER ROOTING 1, with the protein MKILSWMQSKLKYGKHNENNCKKTITSKPFPQAPVPILVQQAENSSGKEEVNDWLYGLLAIGTLGNNDINKEDLYNSDPHHHETINKPPPPSSSSSLLLRDPKCEADDDDEEEDGSLELQIDLKSLILMHDKEAAAGATGDHPSLERFLSRQSQSILELCKSTSNNTSGTTLALNRGKDVTTDNTTKNAIVGKKSFSFLLKKIFVCSSGFPNSPPTPKSPTSEQRMEKILRAILHKKIYPQGSSNPSLSMKKYIENRHNEDDLTDEQKNAVLNGSKWVKTDSEYIVLEI; encoded by the exons ATGAAG ATATTAAGTTGGATGCAAAGCAAGCTCAAATATGGCAAACATAATGAGAACAACTGCAAGAAAACAATAACCTCAAAACCGTTTCCCC AGGCACCAGTACCAATATTAGTGCAACAAGCTGAAAATTCATCAGGGAAAGAAGAAGTGAATGATTGGCTTTATGGATTGCTGGCAATTGGGACATTAGGAAATAATGACATCAATAAAGAAGATCTCTATAATTCTGATCCTCATCATCATGAGACCATTAAtaaaccaccaccaccatcatcatcatcatctttatTATTAAGAGACCCAAAATGTGaggctgatgatgatgatgaggaggAAGATGGAAGCTTGGAGCTACAAATTGATTTGAAGTCATTAATATTGATGCATGATAAGGAAGCAGCAGCAGGTGCTACTGGTGATCATCCCTCCTTGGAAAGATTTCTAAGTAGACAATCACAATCAATTTTGGAACTCTGTAAGAGTACTAGTAATAATACTAGTGGTACAACCTTAGCTCTCAACAGAGGAAAAGATGTTACTACGGACAACACTACAAAAAATGCAATTGTTGGCAAGAaatccttttcttttcttcttaagaAGATTTTTGTTTGTTCAAGTGGCTTTCCTAACTCACCTCCCACTCCAAAATCTCCCACTTCAGAACAAAGAATGGAAAAG ATACTAAGAGCAATACTTCACAAGAAGATATATCCCCAAGGTTCAAGTAATCCATCATTGTCTATGAAAAAGTACATAGAGAATAGACATAATGAAGACGACTTAACTGATGAACAGAAAAATGCAGTACTCAATGGAAGCAAATGGGTCAAAACTGATTCTGAAT acattgttttagagatataA